A DNA window from Kitasatospora atroaurantiaca contains the following coding sequences:
- a CDS encoding ABC transporter family substrate-binding protein → MRANQVTAAALALLLTTALAGCSDDSGSAATAYDVTAANRADVRDGGTLRWAVDAVPATLNVFQPEATDDSGLLARALLPSLFRLDGHARPDADPDYLVEAESTPAGQTPQTVTYRLNPKAVWSDGTPISAADFTAQWHALSGADPAYHSDHPAGYAAITAVAQGADAHEVKVTFKQAYAPWRSLFSPLYPAAATSTPAAFNQPLADSFRTSAGPFTIREYDRTGGKATLARNPRWWGDAPKAEAIDFLATPAANRLDALDQGKLDVAALTTSVDRAAPGGVVAAAPPDAAAMVEASVHALKRAESLPGLTLHRAAAPAFTQLTLNATRGPLTDLAVRRAVARAVDRQRIATAALSPLGLSAVPLGNHLLMTDQEGYQDNSGAVGGEAAGKMLDEAGWKAGAAARTKDGKDLSLALLIPDGSATARRTADALTANLAEAGITVHSQPVAVGSFVKDHLATGDYDLALFSWPATGYPAGDERALYAKPQPGPDGLPVIGRNYARTGTEEIDHLFDRAAAELDPAAQHRLLQQADARIWQLAHSVPLFQRPDLVAVRNNVAGAGAYGFTSPRFQDLGFRKGA, encoded by the coding sequence ATGCGCGCCAACCAGGTCACCGCCGCGGCCCTCGCACTGCTCCTCACCACCGCACTGGCCGGCTGCTCCGACGACTCCGGCTCCGCCGCCACCGCCTACGACGTCACCGCCGCGAACCGCGCGGACGTCCGCGACGGCGGCACCCTGCGCTGGGCCGTGGACGCCGTCCCGGCCACCCTCAACGTCTTCCAGCCCGAGGCCACCGACGACTCGGGCCTGCTCGCCCGCGCCCTGCTGCCCAGCCTCTTCCGGCTGGACGGACACGCCCGGCCCGACGCCGACCCGGACTACCTGGTCGAGGCGGAGTCCACCCCGGCGGGCCAGACCCCGCAGACCGTCACCTACCGGCTCAATCCCAAGGCCGTCTGGAGCGACGGCACCCCGATCTCGGCCGCCGACTTCACCGCCCAGTGGCACGCCCTCTCCGGCGCCGACCCGGCGTACCACAGTGATCACCCGGCCGGTTATGCGGCGATCACCGCCGTCGCCCAGGGCGCCGACGCCCACGAGGTCAAGGTGACCTTCAAGCAGGCGTACGCGCCCTGGCGGTCCCTGTTCAGCCCGCTCTACCCGGCGGCCGCGACCAGCACCCCGGCCGCCTTCAACCAGCCGCTCGCCGACTCCTTCCGCACCTCGGCGGGCCCCTTCACGATCCGCGAGTACGACCGCACGGGCGGAAAGGCGACCCTGGCCCGCAACCCCCGATGGTGGGGCGACGCCCCGAAGGCCGAGGCGATCGACTTCCTGGCCACCCCGGCCGCCAACCGCCTGGACGCGCTGGACCAGGGCAAGCTGGACGTCGCCGCGCTCACCACCTCGGTCGACCGCGCAGCCCCCGGTGGCGTGGTGGCCGCCGCTCCGCCGGACGCCGCCGCGATGGTCGAGGCCTCCGTGCACGCCCTCAAGCGCGCCGAGTCCCTGCCCGGCCTCACCCTGCACCGCGCCGCCGCCCCGGCCTTCACCCAGCTCACGCTGAACGCCACCAGGGGCCCGCTCACCGATCTCGCCGTCCGCCGGGCCGTCGCCCGCGCCGTCGACCGGCAGCGGATCGCCACCGCGGCCCTCTCCCCGCTGGGCCTGAGCGCCGTTCCGCTCGGCAACCACCTGCTGATGACCGACCAGGAGGGCTACCAGGACAACAGCGGGGCGGTCGGCGGGGAGGCCGCGGGCAAGATGCTGGACGAGGCCGGCTGGAAGGCGGGCGCCGCCGCCCGCACCAAGGACGGCAAGGACCTCAGCCTCGCCCTGCTCATCCCCGACGGCTCCGCCACCGCCCGCCGTACCGCCGACGCCCTGACCGCCAACCTGGCCGAGGCCGGCATCACCGTCCACTCGCAGCCGGTCGCCGTCGGCAGCTTCGTCAAGGACCACCTGGCGACCGGGGACTACGACCTCGCCCTGTTCTCCTGGCCCGCCACCGGCTACCCCGCCGGCGACGAGCGCGCCCTCTACGCCAAGCCCCAGCCGGGGCCGGACGGCCTCCCCGTGATCGGCCGCAACTACGCCCGTACCGGCACCGAGGAGATCGACCACCTCTTCGACCGGGCCGCCGCCGAGCTCGACCCCGCCGCCCAGCACAGGCTCCTCCAGCAGGCCGACGCCCGGATCTGGCAGCTCGCCCACTCCGTCCCGCTCTTCCAGCGCCCCGACCTGGTCGCCGTCCGCAACAACGTGGCTGGCGCGGGCGCCTACGGCTTCACCTCCCCGCGTTTCCAGGACCTGGGCTTCCGCAAGGGCGCTTGA